In one Alnus glutinosa chromosome 14, dhAlnGlut1.1, whole genome shotgun sequence genomic region, the following are encoded:
- the LOC133857748 gene encoding probable protein ABIL5, whose protein sequence is MPSTSKQAMERQGELARIHIQTSIFNVSKEIRMHNSKSSSFSSSSFQSLEDEPVADQDITRFDKSLQELRQFRAQLHSAADYSETTFLNAKEKKIVMENTKEYICRAVVSVVDHLGTVSANLNGCLSQTNAFSEAELRINCLKQRLLVCEQYAHKLALTQLRWRENLTRYHRRYLSKPTANVEKACEGSRDSTTDDQTSCRIFVDIDQHELVRAEEEIPLFLYTYTHKPSLEKANSDLTLVSLPVRDGLSALSKRLINPTFHFQASTTQKSGRHRRSVHGSDILSLIRRAKRTA, encoded by the exons ATGCCCAGTACTTCCAAACAGGCCATGGAAAGACAAGGAGAGCTTGCGCGCATACATATCCAAACTTCTATCTTCAACGTCTCCAAAGAGATCAGAATGCACAACTCtaagtcttcttctttttcttcttcatccttCCAAAGTCTAGAAGACGAGCCTGTGGCTGATCAGGATATCACACGCTTTGACAAGTCTCTCCAG GAGCTTAGACAGTTCCGTGCTCAGCTTCATTCTGCCGCCGATTATTCCGAAACCACATTCTTGAATgccaaagagaagaaaat TGTGATGGAAAACACAAAAGAGTACATATGCCGGGCGGTGGTGAGTGTTGTTGACCACCTTGGGACTGTCTCTGCCAACCTTAACGGCTGCCTTTCTCAGACCAATGCATTTTCCGAGGCCGAGCTTCGAATCAATTGCCTAAAAcaa AGACTTCTCGTTTGCGAACAATATGCCCACAAGCTCGCTCTGACTCAACTACGGTGGAGGGAGAATTTAACAAGATATCATCGACGTTATTTGTCAAAGC cAACGGCAAACGTTGAGAAAGCATGTGAAGGTTCAAG GGATAGTACTACTGATGATCAAACTAGTTGCAGAATATTCGTAGATATTGATCAACATGAGCTTGTCAGAGCTGAGGAGGAAATTCCACTTTTCTTGTACACATACACTCACAAGCCATCTCTTGAGAAAGCAAATAGCGACTTAACATTAG TGTCGTTGCCTGTTCGTGATGGTTTGTCGGCATTGTCAAAACGTTTGATTAATCCTACATTTCATTTCCAG GCCAGTACTACTCAGAAAAGTGGGCGCCATAGAAGATCAGTGCATGGCAGTGATATCTTATCCCTTATTCGGCGAGCTAAACGAACAGcatga
- the LOC133857419 gene encoding rho guanine nucleotide exchange factor 8 isoform X1 codes for MVRSFGRQNSIQKSKSFNIKRMFEIPGRQIQSLIFENGHEGGGSTDDKVLSKSYDSRYIGSPLDRQYIGSALSRDTAPVSRLDGVGARIGSPLGKPLSDMELMKERFSKLLLGEDMSGGGKGVSSALALSNAITNLSASVFGEQSKLEPMSSDRKARWRKEIEWFLSVTDHIVEFVPSQQKSKDGTNMEIMVTRQRSDLLMNIPALRKLDAMLIAYLDNFGNQNEFWYVSQDADESEKGNTPTRNGDKWWLPAAKVPPNGLSDVSRKWLLFQKDSVNQVLKAAMAINAQVLSEMEIPESYIESLPKNGRASLGDSIYKCITVEYFDPEQFLSTMDMSTEHRVLDLKNRIEASIVIWKRKMHNKDGKSSWGSGVSLEKRELFEERAETILLLLKQRFPGIPQSALDISKIQFNKDIGQAILESYSRIIESLAFNVMSRIEDVLYVDSLTKIPSLVAQPNRNRPLMDSSPSNSGEEVDQYWGSAETPSSKTLSDFMGWNLDQAGAADMKKIHNTTGEMDNYLIKEENDSFKSKIVNIVTTKKMSYLERLENLSGLRSPTARH; via the exons ATGGTCCGATCCTTTGGACGCCAGAACAGCATACAGAAGTCTAAGTCTTTCAATATTAAAAGGATGTTTGAGATTCCAGGGCGACAGATTCAGAGCTTGATCTTTGAGAATGGCCATGAAGGTGGAGGGTCTACCGACGACAAGGTGCTGTCCAAAAGTTATGACAGCAGGTATATAGGAAGCCCCTTGGACCGCCAGTATATAGGGTCGGCGCTTTCTCGTGACACGGCCCCTGTTTCACGCTTGGATGGAGTTGGAGCCAGGATAGGAAGTCCACTAGGCAAGCCACTCTCAG ATATGGAATTGATGAAGGAAAGGTTTTCCAAGCTGCTTCTTGGTGAAGATATGTCGGGTGGTGGAAAGGGTGTTTCTTCGGCATTGGCTTTGTCAAATGCCATCACAAACCTTTCCG CATCTGTTTTTGGAGAACAATCGAAGCTGGAGCCCATGTCTTCAGATAGGAAAGCACGGTGGAGAAAAGAAATCGAATGGTTTTTATCTGTGACTGATCACATTGTTGAATTTGTTCCTTCACAACAGAAATCCAAAGATGGAACAAATATGGAG ATAATGGTGACTCGGCAAAGAAGTGATCTGCTCATGAATATTCCCGCTCTCCGCAAGCTTGATGCTATGCTCATT GCCTACCTGGATAACTTTGGAAACCAAAATGAGTTCTGGTATGTTTCCCAAGATgccgatgagtctgagaaaggTAACACCCCGACCAGAAATGGCGACAAATGGTGGTTACCTGCTGCTAAAGTTCCACCAAATGGGCTGTCGGATGTCTCTCGAAAATGGCTGCTCTTTCAGAAAGATTCTGTGAACCAAGTATTAAAAGCAGCCATGGCAATAAATGCTCAAGTACTATCAGAGATGGAGATCCCTGAAAGCTACATTGAATCTCTACCAAAG AATGGTAGAGCAAGCCTTGGCGATTCAATATACAAGTGCATTACAGTAGAGTACTTTGATCCGGAGCAATTCCTCTCAACCATGGACATGTCCACAGAGCATAGAGTGCTTGACCTTAAGAACAGGATCGAGGCCTCGATTGTGATCTGGAAGAGGAAGATGCACAACAAGGATGGAAAATCTTCCTGGGGTTCAGGTGTTAGCTTGGAGAAGAGAGAACTGTTTGAAGAAAGAGCAGAAACAATCTTGCTCCTTCTAAAGCAGAGGTTTCCAGGAATTCCACAATCTGCTCTTGACATATCTAAGATCCAATTCAATAAG GATATAGGACAGGCTATTCTAGAGAGCTATTCAAGGATAATAGAAAGCTTGGCTTTCAATGTGATGTCAAGAATTGAGGATGTCCTTTATGTTGATTCACTCACTAAAATCCCCTCACTAGTAGCACAACCCAACAGGAACCGTCCATTAATGGATTCTTCACCATCGAATAGTGGTGAAGAAGTAGACCAGTACTGGGGTTCTGCTGAGACACCAAGTTCGAAGACACTGTCGGATTTCATGGGTTGGAATTTGGATCAGGCCGGAGCAGCTGACATGAAGAAGATCCATAACACGACAGGCGAGATGGACAACTACTTgatcaaagaagaaaatgattcGTTTAAGAGCAAAATAGTGAACATTGTGACCACGAAGAAAATGTCCTATTTAGAGAGGCTTGAGAACCTGAGTGGCCTAAGAAGTCCAACGGCTCGCCATTAG
- the LOC133857419 gene encoding rho guanine nucleotide exchange factor 8 isoform X2, whose product MEIMVTRQRSDLLMNIPALRKLDAMLIAYLDNFGNQNEFWYVSQDADESEKGNTPTRNGDKWWLPAAKVPPNGLSDVSRKWLLFQKDSVNQVLKAAMAINAQVLSEMEIPESYIESLPKNGRASLGDSIYKCITVEYFDPEQFLSTMDMSTEHRVLDLKNRIEASIVIWKRKMHNKDGKSSWGSGVSLEKRELFEERAETILLLLKQRFPGIPQSALDISKIQFNKDIGQAILESYSRIIESLAFNVMSRIEDVLYVDSLTKIPSLVAQPNRNRPLMDSSPSNSGEEVDQYWGSAETPSSKTLSDFMGWNLDQAGAADMKKIHNTTGEMDNYLIKEENDSFKSKIVNIVTTKKMSYLERLENLSGLRSPTARH is encoded by the exons ATGGA GATAATGGTGACTCGGCAAAGAAGTGATCTGCTCATGAATATTCCCGCTCTCCGCAAGCTTGATGCTATGCTCATT GCCTACCTGGATAACTTTGGAAACCAAAATGAGTTCTGGTATGTTTCCCAAGATgccgatgagtctgagaaaggTAACACCCCGACCAGAAATGGCGACAAATGGTGGTTACCTGCTGCTAAAGTTCCACCAAATGGGCTGTCGGATGTCTCTCGAAAATGGCTGCTCTTTCAGAAAGATTCTGTGAACCAAGTATTAAAAGCAGCCATGGCAATAAATGCTCAAGTACTATCAGAGATGGAGATCCCTGAAAGCTACATTGAATCTCTACCAAAG AATGGTAGAGCAAGCCTTGGCGATTCAATATACAAGTGCATTACAGTAGAGTACTTTGATCCGGAGCAATTCCTCTCAACCATGGACATGTCCACAGAGCATAGAGTGCTTGACCTTAAGAACAGGATCGAGGCCTCGATTGTGATCTGGAAGAGGAAGATGCACAACAAGGATGGAAAATCTTCCTGGGGTTCAGGTGTTAGCTTGGAGAAGAGAGAACTGTTTGAAGAAAGAGCAGAAACAATCTTGCTCCTTCTAAAGCAGAGGTTTCCAGGAATTCCACAATCTGCTCTTGACATATCTAAGATCCAATTCAATAAG GATATAGGACAGGCTATTCTAGAGAGCTATTCAAGGATAATAGAAAGCTTGGCTTTCAATGTGATGTCAAGAATTGAGGATGTCCTTTATGTTGATTCACTCACTAAAATCCCCTCACTAGTAGCACAACCCAACAGGAACCGTCCATTAATGGATTCTTCACCATCGAATAGTGGTGAAGAAGTAGACCAGTACTGGGGTTCTGCTGAGACACCAAGTTCGAAGACACTGTCGGATTTCATGGGTTGGAATTTGGATCAGGCCGGAGCAGCTGACATGAAGAAGATCCATAACACGACAGGCGAGATGGACAACTACTTgatcaaagaagaaaatgattcGTTTAAGAGCAAAATAGTGAACATTGTGACCACGAAGAAAATGTCCTATTTAGAGAGGCTTGAGAACCTGAGTGGCCTAAGAAGTCCAACGGCTCGCCATTAG